One genomic segment of Hordeum vulgare subsp. vulgare chromosome 2H, MorexV3_pseudomolecules_assembly, whole genome shotgun sequence includes these proteins:
- the LOC123431515 gene encoding protein DA1-related 1-like yields the protein MGWLTKFFRGSTHNISEGREQSKPAEETRWNEPSSSTVVIDALSEFDNEDIDRAIALSLLEEEHRKPKETGKDLHLDEDEQLAIAIQESLNVESPPRAHENASPPRARENSAHPRARENGSANSGNSYQQLPFMFSSGFRTCAGCHNEIGHGRFLSCMGAVWHPECFCCHACNQPIYDYEFSMSGNHPYHKTCYKERFHPKCDVCKQFIPTNMNGLIEYRAHPFWLQKYCPSHEVDGTPRCCSCERMEPRESRYVLLDDGRKLCLECLDSAVMDTNECQPLYLEIQEFYEGLNMKVEQQVPLLLVERQALNEAMEGEKTGHHHLPETRGLCLSEEQTVSTILRRPRMTGNKIMEMITEPYRLTRRCEVTAILILYGLPRLLTGSILAHEMMHAWLRLKGYRTLSPDIEEGICQVLAHLWIESEIMAGSGSNAASTSSSSSSSTSSKKGGRSQFERKLGDFFKHQIESDTSVAYGDGFRAGNRVVQQYGLKRTLEHIRLTGTLPF from the exons ATGGGTTGGTTGACCAAATTTTTTAGAGGTTCAACCCACAACATCTCGGAAGGGCGAGAGCAAAGCAAGCCTGCAGAAGAGACAAGATGGAACGAACCCTCCAGTTCCACTGTTGTGATT GATGCCCTTTCGGAATTTGATAATGAGGATATTGACCGTGCTATAGCACTTTCTCTATTAGAAGAGGAACACAGAAAACCTAAGGAAACAG GAAAGGATCTGCATTTAGATGAGGATGAACAACTGGCAATAGCTATTCAGGAAAGTTTGAATGTTGAATCACCCCCTCGTGCTCATGAAAATGCCTCGCCCCCTCGTGCTCGTGAAAATAGTGCACACCCTCGTGCTCGGGAAAATGGTAGCGCCAACAGTGGCAATTCATATCAACAGTTACCATTTATGTTTTCGTCTGGATTCAG GACATGTGCTGGATGTCACAATGAAATTGGCCATGGACGTTTTCTTAGTTGCATGGGAGCTGTTTGGCATCCAGAGTGCTTTTGCTGCCATGCTtgtaatcagccaatatatgactatgag ttctccatgtcaggaaaccatccataccataaaacttgttacaaggagcgctttcatccaaaatgtgatgtctgcaagcaattt ATTCCTACAAATATGAACGGCCTTATCGAATATAGGGCACATCCTTTTTGGTTACAAAAATACTGTCCATCACATGAGGTGGATGGCACTCCAAGATGCTGTAGTTGTGAAAGAATGGAG CCAAGGGAATCAAGATATGTATTGCTAGATGATGGTCGCAAGCTCTGCCTAGAGTGCCTCGACTCTGCAGTAATGGATACAAATGAGTGCCAGCCTCTGTACCTCGAAATACAGGAATTTTATGAAGGTCTCAATATGAAAGTGGAACAACAGGTTCCTCTGCTTCTGGTTGAAAGACAGGCTCTAAATGAAGCCATGGAGGGAGAGAAAACT GGACACCACCACCTTCCTGAAACAAGAGGTTTGTGCTTATCAGAAGAGCAGACTGTCAGCACG ATATTGAGGAGACCAAGAATGACTGGAAACAAAATTATGGAAATGATAACAGAGCCGtataggttgacacggcgatgtgAAGTGACTGCAATTCTCATTCTATATGGTCTCCCGAG ATTGTTGACAGGTTCAATTTTAGCTCATGAAATGATGCATGCGTGGTTGCGACTTAAAG GATACCGCACACTCAGTCCAGATATAGAAGAGGGCATATGCCAAGTCCTCGCCCACCTGTGGATCGAGTCGGAGATCATGGCGGGATCAGGCAGCAACGCCGCGTCGACATCCTCATCCTCTTCGTCATCCACATCGTCGAAGAAGGGCGGGAGGTCTCAGTTCGAGCGGAAGCTCGGTGACTTTTTCAAGCATCAGATCGAGTCGGACACTTCCGTTGCCTACGGGGACGGTTTCAGAGCCGGGAACCGGGTTGTTCAGCAGTACGGCCTGAAGCGCACccttgagcacatccggcttacaGGGACCTTGCCGTTTTGA